From one Sphingomonas sp. BT-65 genomic stretch:
- a CDS encoding AraC family transcriptional regulator, with protein sequence MEPVAELAALIARHMPKPGLGGTAIPRLSLIRANQPTVATPSVYEASLCLIAQGSKRVSLGDHSVIYDAARYLLVSVDLPLVGHVLEASPDAPYLCCKIDLDQAALADLILAEGSPGPRADAPMLAVYPSDPDLVDAACRLVRLLDRPETIPALMPLIEREILYRLLTGPHGPTLRQMAVADSHLGQVSRAIARIRRGFHEQLRVGEIAAAAGMSASSFHAHFKAVTRMTPLEYQKQLRLQEARRMMLTEGASAGSAGFAVGYESQSQFSREYRRLFGAPPRRDIERIQLSGEYAAAV encoded by the coding sequence ATGGAACCTGTTGCAGAACTGGCCGCGTTGATCGCCCGGCACATGCCAAAACCAGGTCTTGGCGGCACCGCGATCCCACGCCTGTCGCTGATTCGCGCCAATCAGCCGACGGTCGCGACGCCTTCGGTCTATGAAGCGTCACTTTGCCTGATCGCCCAGGGATCGAAGCGCGTGTCGCTTGGCGATCACAGCGTGATCTATGATGCCGCGCGCTATCTTCTGGTCTCGGTCGATCTGCCGCTCGTCGGCCATGTCCTGGAGGCAAGTCCCGATGCGCCCTATCTTTGCTGCAAGATCGACCTCGATCAGGCGGCGCTTGCCGACCTAATCCTCGCCGAGGGCAGTCCCGGCCCGCGCGCCGACGCGCCGATGCTGGCCGTCTATCCCAGTGACCCCGACCTGGTCGATGCCGCCTGCCGGCTGGTGAGGCTGCTCGACCGGCCCGAGACCATCCCCGCGCTGATGCCGTTGATCGAGCGCGAGATCCTCTACCGGCTGCTTACGGGCCCACACGGCCCGACGCTGCGGCAGATGGCGGTGGCGGACAGCCATCTGGGGCAGGTCAGCCGCGCCATCGCCCGGATCCGCCGCGGCTTCCACGAGCAGCTCCGCGTCGGCGAGATCGCCGCGGCGGCGGGCATGAGCGCATCCTCGTTCCACGCGCATTTCAAGGCGGTCACGCGGATGACGCCGCTCGAATATCAGAAGCAGCTGCGGCTGCAGGAGGCACGCCGCATGATGCTGACCGAGGGCGCAAGCGCTGGCTCAGCGGGCTTCGCGGTCGGCTATGAAAGCCAGTCGCAGTTCAGCCGCGAATATCGCCGCCTGTTCGGCGCGCCACCGCGGCGCGATATCGAACGAATCCAGCTTTCGGGAGAGTACGCCGCCGCCGTGTGA
- a CDS encoding SDR family oxidoreductase, producing MTGLSDKTILITGASSGIGEATARELAAAGAKLVIGARRIDRLRALAEALGPQVAAQELDVTNPQSFEAFVAAAEERFGRVDVLVNNAGVMPLSPLAALKRDEWTRMIDVNIHGVLNGIAAVLPRFVAQQGGHVVNVASIGAHLVVPTGAVYCATKYAVWAITEGLRQEHAEVRATIISPGVVATELGHDISDPEVAAGLQLWRANSLSPDAIARAIRYAVEQPDGVDVNEVIVRPSGSPM from the coding sequence ATGACTGGATTGAGCGACAAGACCATTCTCATCACCGGCGCATCGAGCGGGATCGGCGAGGCAACCGCCCGTGAACTGGCCGCGGCTGGCGCGAAACTGGTGATCGGCGCGCGGCGGATCGATCGGCTCCGAGCGCTGGCGGAGGCGTTGGGCCCGCAGGTGGCGGCGCAGGAGCTGGACGTCACCAACCCGCAGAGCTTCGAAGCGTTCGTCGCCGCGGCGGAGGAGCGGTTCGGGCGGGTCGACGTGCTGGTCAACAATGCCGGCGTGATGCCGCTCTCGCCGCTCGCCGCGTTGAAGCGCGACGAATGGACGCGGATGATCGACGTCAACATCCATGGCGTACTCAACGGCATCGCCGCGGTGCTGCCGCGCTTCGTCGCGCAGCAGGGCGGGCATGTCGTCAACGTCGCCTCGATCGGTGCGCACCTCGTCGTGCCGACCGGCGCAGTCTATTGCGCGACCAAATATGCGGTCTGGGCGATCACCGAGGGTCTGCGCCAGGAACATGCCGAGGTCCGCGCGACGATCATCTCGCCCGGCGTGGTCGCGACCGAACTGGGGCACGACATTTCCGATCCGGAGGTCGCAGCCGGGCTCCAGCTGTGGCGCGCCAATTCGCTCAGCCCCGACGCGATCGCCCGCGCGATCCGCTACGCGGTCGAGCAGCCCGATGGCGTGGACGTCAACGAAGTGATCGTCCGTCCCTCCGGCTCGCCGATGTAG
- the addB gene encoding double-strand break repair protein AddB yields MSARLHLHTIPPHRAFADALAKGLIERFGKDPMRLARGIVLVPTNRAKRAITDAFVRASGGGLLLPRLVAVGDPELDEAAGPFLDPADDEDPVPPAVDPLQRRLILARLVQAAQPGIDAAEAVRLAGDLRRTLDQLLIEEVDPRRMRDIAAGELSEHWQRSLDLFEIVLSKWPQELGKLGRIDLAERRNRLLDRVAMRWRTDPLDRFVCAAGITTSAPAIARLLRVVAGLPAGMVVFPGVDLAMPAEEWAMLGPFEPDPVTGRRKRALETHPQFHLKLLIDRMGVQRGEIEQWRVATELDALPARSKAIASAMMPAELTRGWSDLPAAERRLGGVSGLEVATPAEEAQAIALALRGALEVEERTAALVTPDRALAKRVAAHCARWGIALDDSAGAPLASLPPGTLLLALAEAGAQAFAPLALLALLKHPLVAAGEDRLAWLEGARSLDLALRGPRPATGLAGIEAHLADPEGHDAHVRRVALSWWREIAPTLAPLEALYAGGAAPLPGLLAQLRETATALCGEGLWGRAEGRAAAALLNDLEREAGHGPALVEPESLAAMLRTLMDEVAVRPPQGGHPRLAIYGLIEARLQTADLVILAGLNEGVWPGLPAPDPWLAPRIRSELGLAGLERRIGLAAHDLGQGLGAREVLLTRAKRDAGAPTIASRFWLRLEALSGGLERATELEAWARAIDDPGKHEPAARPEPSPPTARRPRVIPVTDVDRLKADPYAFYAKRMLRLRQLDPVDADPSAAWRGTAVHDVLEKWAKLDACDPEALEPRVLAMLAQAHPMMRALWQPRLIEAVRWIVREIAARPQRRVLAVEQEGAIDVAGVTLKGKFDRIDAMGDGTLGIVDYKTGQPPSTRAVRAGYSLQLGLLGLIAERGGFEGIAGRASCFEYWSLARKGGEFGYVQSPVDAAGKYGKMLPEEFVPVAAENFADTARAYLTGDAPFTAKLHPEYAPYSEYDQLMRRDEWYGRERR; encoded by the coding sequence ATGTCCGCACGCCTCCACCTCCACACGATTCCGCCGCACCGGGCGTTCGCCGATGCGCTCGCCAAGGGCCTGATCGAGCGGTTCGGCAAGGATCCGATGCGCCTGGCGCGCGGGATCGTTTTGGTGCCAACCAATCGCGCCAAGCGCGCAATCACCGATGCGTTCGTGCGCGCCAGCGGGGGCGGGTTGCTGCTGCCGCGGCTGGTGGCGGTCGGGGATCCGGAGCTCGACGAGGCGGCAGGGCCGTTCCTTGACCCGGCGGATGACGAGGACCCGGTCCCGCCTGCAGTCGATCCGCTGCAGCGGCGGCTGATCCTGGCGCGGCTGGTGCAGGCGGCCCAGCCCGGGATCGACGCGGCGGAGGCGGTGCGGCTGGCCGGGGATTTGCGGCGCACGCTCGATCAGCTGCTGATCGAGGAGGTCGACCCCCGCCGGATGCGCGACATTGCGGCGGGCGAGCTGTCCGAGCATTGGCAGCGCTCGCTCGACCTGTTCGAGATCGTACTGAGCAAATGGCCGCAAGAGCTTGGGAAGCTTGGGCGCATCGATCTGGCCGAGCGGCGCAACCGGCTACTCGACCGGGTCGCGATGCGCTGGCGGACCGATCCGCTCGACCGCTTCGTCTGCGCGGCGGGCATCACGACCTCCGCCCCGGCGATCGCGCGATTGCTGCGTGTCGTGGCTGGATTGCCGGCGGGAATGGTGGTGTTCCCGGGCGTCGATCTGGCGATGCCGGCGGAGGAATGGGCGATGCTCGGCCCGTTCGAACCGGACCCGGTGACCGGACGGCGCAAGCGCGCGCTCGAGACGCATCCGCAATTCCATTTGAAGCTGCTGATCGACCGGATGGGCGTGCAGCGTGGCGAGATCGAGCAATGGCGCGTCGCGACCGAGCTCGACGCGCTGCCCGCGCGGAGCAAGGCGATCGCGAGCGCGATGATGCCGGCTGAGCTCACCCGGGGGTGGAGCGACCTGCCAGCAGCCGAGCGCCGCCTCGGCGGCGTGAGCGGGCTCGAGGTGGCGACGCCGGCGGAAGAGGCGCAGGCGATCGCGCTGGCGCTGCGTGGGGCGCTGGAGGTCGAGGAACGCACCGCCGCGCTGGTGACGCCCGACCGCGCGCTGGCCAAGCGCGTGGCGGCGCATTGCGCGCGCTGGGGCATCGCGCTCGACGATTCGGCCGGCGCGCCGCTCGCCAGCCTGCCGCCCGGGACGTTGCTGCTCGCGCTCGCCGAGGCGGGCGCGCAGGCGTTCGCGCCGCTCGCCTTGCTGGCATTGCTCAAGCACCCGCTGGTCGCGGCCGGCGAGGACCGGCTGGCGTGGCTCGAAGGGGCGCGGTCGCTCGACCTCGCGCTGCGCGGGCCGCGCCCGGCGACCGGGCTGGCGGGGATCGAGGCGCACCTTGCAGATCCTGAAGGCCATGACGCGCATGTCCGGCGTGTCGCGCTGAGCTGGTGGCGTGAGATCGCGCCGACGTTGGCGCCGCTGGAAGCGCTCTATGCGGGCGGTGCGGCGCCGCTTCCCGGATTGCTGGCGCAGCTGCGCGAGACCGCGACGGCGCTGTGCGGCGAGGGGCTGTGGGGCCGCGCCGAGGGCCGCGCGGCGGCGGCGTTGCTCAACGATCTCGAGCGTGAGGCCGGGCATGGCCCGGCGCTGGTCGAGCCCGAGAGCCTCGCGGCGATGCTGCGCACGCTGATGGACGAGGTAGCGGTGCGGCCGCCGCAGGGCGGGCATCCGCGCCTCGCCATCTATGGCCTGATCGAGGCGCGATTGCAGACCGCGGACCTGGTGATCCTCGCCGGACTGAACGAGGGCGTGTGGCCGGGACTGCCCGCGCCCGACCCGTGGCTGGCGCCGCGCATCCGCAGCGAGCTGGGGCTGGCCGGGCTGGAGCGCCGGATCGGACTTGCGGCGCATGACCTTGGACAAGGTCTCGGCGCGCGCGAGGTGCTGCTGACCCGGGCGAAGCGCGATGCGGGCGCGCCGACCATCGCCTCGCGCTTCTGGCTGCGGCTCGAAGCTTTGTCGGGCGGGCTCGAGCGCGCCACCGAGCTGGAGGCATGGGCGCGGGCGATCGACGATCCCGGCAAGCACGAGCCCGCGGCGCGGCCCGAGCCGAGCCCGCCCACCGCGAGACGCCCGCGCGTGATTCCGGTCACCGATGTCGACCGGCTCAAGGCCGACCCCTATGCCTTCTACGCCAAGCGCATGCTGCGGCTGCGGCAGCTCGACCCGGTCGATGCCGATCCGAGCGCGGCGTGGCGGGGGACAGCAGTGCATGACGTGCTGGAGAAATGGGCGAAGCTCGACGCGTGTGATCCGGAGGCGCTGGAGCCGCGCGTGCTGGCGATGCTCGCCCAGGCCCACCCGATGATGCGCGCACTGTGGCAGCCGCGGCTGATCGAGGCGGTGCGCTGGATCGTGCGCGAGATCGCGGCACGTCCGCAGCGGCGCGTGCTGGCGGTCGAGCAGGAAGGGGCGATCGATGTCGCCGGGGTGACGCTCAAGGGCAAGTTCGACCGGATCGACGCGATGGGCGACGGCACGCTCGGCATCGTCGACTACAAGACCGGCCAGCCGCCCAGCACCAGGGCGGTGCGCGCGGGGTACAGCCTGCAGCTCGGGCTGCTGGGGTTGATCGCCGAGCGGGGCGGTTTCGAGGGGATCGCGGGCCGCGCGAGCTGCTTCGAATATTGGTCGCTGGCGCGCAAGGGCGGCGAGTTCGGCTATGTCCAGTCGCCGGTGGATGCAGCGGGCAAATACGGGAAGATGCTGCCGGAAGAGTTCGTGCCCGTCGCCGCGGAGAATTTCGCCGACACCGCGCGGGCCTATCTCACCGGCGACGCGCCGTTCACCGCCAAGCTGCACCCCGAATATGCGCCCTATTCGGAATATGACCAGCTGATGCGCCGCGACGAATGGTATGGCCGTGAGCGGCGCTGA
- the addA gene encoding double-strand break repair helicase AddA → MAVSGAEVRALDALVGSQAAASAPDGSVWLSASAGTGKTHVLASRVFRLLLRGVDPGAILCLTFTKAGAAEMAARVNGRLAYWVRAKRGEIANDLAALGEDFGPERVAFARTLFAKVLDAPGGGLRIQTIHSFCQTLLSSFPIEAGLTPGFRPLEAREETALARDTLAAMLADAGREGRDGLIDAVGALSLRLGEGKAEAFLHACAKAPDAMAALPSGIQPWLRRAMGLPQGDVLEEAARWCADDNFDVEGLRRIADANYAWGTATGTEAAAVAEAWLAADSAARVAMLGELKKLVLTAKDEPKKVSSRLAALDPDYEMLAAELGEACIAVAGMIARAGYADLLAQGLTAGREYAAAYAQAKRRAGAVDFDDLIGRTVALLDQPGMGDWIRFKLDQVTSHVLIDEAQDTNIAQWRIVRALADEFFAGEGAHGEEVRTLFTVGDYKQAIFGFQGTDPVNFAAAHVHFRERSAGALETLSLTHSFRSTAPILEFVDAAVAALPEPGMGTESETHASRVAGPGTVTLWPPVVAGGDPEDEEGWIDDATREVASRIARQIKAWVGTLELESKGRTLRPEDVMILVKRRGELASLLVARLHAEGVPVAGVDRLRLNAPLAVQDLLAAVRFALQPDDDLSLAALLVSPLIGWSQDELMHAAMRERGSLWRHLRATLPDARLAPLYGLLARADLMTPHRFLETILSGEMDGRRKLLRRLGREALDPIEELLTAALGFEGLATPTLQRFLDWFDRGDVEIVRDAAQPQDAVRVMTAHGAKGLQAPLVILADATADPQGGNRGGFVKWAPEGHDGPAFPIFRPGKAERGGRVDATVALADARELEEHWRLFYVAATRAEERLVIAGAIGPKAKGEAPAASWYAASRAAFDALGVADDENERTFIGSRPQPPIARKPRGAPVTEAAVELPGWVRAPAPVEARPPRPLAPSSLGDDLVADPPPGPALRAAAERGRLIHALLERLPAVAIERRAEAADRWLAGAGGVADASARAELAAAALGVLADSRFAALFGSEALAEAPIAAVVAGGHVVSGTADRLLVTGDRVLVVDFKTGRRAPASLDEVPPYHVRQMAAYVAALEVVFPGRRVEAGLLYTATPVLFALPDDLVAAHKPGFVATEQSLSSNA, encoded by the coding sequence ATGGCCGTGAGCGGCGCTGAGGTCCGCGCGCTCGATGCGCTGGTCGGGAGCCAGGCCGCCGCGTCCGCTCCCGACGGCAGCGTGTGGCTGTCGGCGTCCGCAGGGACGGGCAAGACGCATGTCCTCGCCTCGCGCGTGTTCCGGCTGCTGCTGCGCGGGGTCGATCCCGGGGCGATCCTGTGCCTCACCTTCACCAAGGCCGGCGCAGCGGAAATGGCCGCGCGCGTGAACGGACGCCTGGCGTATTGGGTACGTGCGAAGCGGGGCGAGATCGCCAACGATCTCGCGGCACTGGGCGAGGATTTCGGGCCGGAACGAGTGGCATTCGCCCGCACGCTGTTCGCCAAGGTGCTCGACGCGCCAGGCGGCGGCCTGCGCATCCAGACGATCCACAGCTTCTGCCAGACCCTGCTGTCTTCCTTCCCGATCGAGGCAGGGCTGACTCCCGGCTTTCGTCCGCTCGAAGCGCGCGAGGAGACCGCGTTGGCGCGCGATACGCTGGCGGCGATGCTGGCGGATGCGGGGCGTGAGGGGCGGGATGGGCTGATCGATGCGGTCGGCGCGCTCAGCTTGCGGCTGGGCGAGGGCAAGGCCGAGGCCTTCCTCCACGCCTGCGCCAAGGCGCCTGATGCGATGGCCGCGCTGCCCTCGGGCATCCAGCCGTGGTTGCGCCGCGCGATGGGATTGCCGCAGGGCGATGTGCTCGAGGAAGCCGCGCGCTGGTGCGCCGACGACAATTTCGACGTGGAGGGACTGCGCCGCATCGCCGACGCCAATTACGCTTGGGGCACGGCGACCGGAACCGAGGCGGCGGCGGTCGCGGAAGCGTGGCTCGCGGCGGATTCGGCGGCGCGGGTGGCGATGCTGGGCGAGCTCAAGAAGCTGGTGCTGACCGCCAAGGACGAGCCGAAGAAGGTGTCGTCCAGGCTCGCGGCGCTCGATCCGGATTACGAGATGCTCGCCGCCGAACTGGGCGAGGCGTGCATCGCGGTTGCCGGGATGATCGCGCGCGCCGGCTATGCCGACCTGCTCGCGCAGGGCCTCACCGCCGGGCGCGAATATGCCGCGGCCTATGCCCAGGCGAAGCGGCGTGCGGGCGCTGTCGATTTCGACGATCTGATCGGGCGCACCGTTGCGCTGCTCGACCAGCCGGGGATGGGCGACTGGATCCGCTTCAAGCTCGACCAAGTGACCAGCCATGTGCTGATCGACGAGGCGCAGGACACCAACATCGCGCAGTGGCGCATCGTGCGCGCGCTGGCCGACGAGTTCTTCGCGGGCGAAGGCGCGCATGGCGAGGAGGTGCGCACGCTGTTCACCGTGGGCGACTACAAGCAGGCGATCTTCGGCTTCCAGGGCACCGATCCGGTCAATTTCGCCGCCGCGCACGTCCATTTCCGCGAGCGCTCGGCCGGCGCGCTGGAGACGCTGTCGCTGACGCACTCGTTCCGCTCGACCGCGCCGATCCTGGAGTTCGTCGACGCGGCGGTGGCGGCGCTGCCCGAGCCGGGGATGGGGACCGAGTCCGAAACGCATGCCAGCCGTGTCGCCGGGCCGGGCACCGTGACCCTGTGGCCACCGGTCGTCGCGGGCGGCGATCCGGAAGACGAGGAAGGCTGGATCGACGATGCGACGCGCGAGGTCGCCAGTCGCATCGCCCGGCAGATCAAGGCCTGGGTCGGCACGCTTGAGCTGGAGAGCAAGGGACGGACGCTGCGGCCCGAGGATGTGATGATCCTGGTCAAGCGGCGCGGCGAACTCGCCTCGCTGCTGGTCGCGCGGCTGCATGCCGAGGGGGTGCCGGTCGCGGGGGTCGATCGCCTGCGGCTGAACGCGCCATTGGCGGTGCAGGATCTGCTCGCGGCGGTGCGCTTTGCCTTGCAGCCGGACGATGACCTCTCGCTGGCCGCATTGCTGGTGTCGCCGCTGATCGGGTGGAGCCAGGACGAGCTGATGCACGCCGCGATGCGCGAGCGCGGCAGCCTGTGGCGGCATCTGCGCGCAACCCTGCCCGACGCGCGGCTGGCCCCGCTCTACGGCCTGCTCGCGCGCGCTGACCTGATGACGCCGCATCGCTTCCTCGAGACGATCCTGTCAGGCGAGATGGACGGGCGGCGCAAGCTGTTGCGGCGGCTGGGCAGGGAAGCGCTCGACCCGATCGAGGAGCTGCTAACCGCCGCGCTCGGCTTCGAGGGGCTGGCGACCCCGACCCTGCAGCGCTTTCTCGACTGGTTCGACCGCGGCGATGTCGAGATCGTGCGCGATGCCGCGCAGCCGCAGGACGCGGTGCGGGTAATGACCGCGCACGGGGCGAAGGGCCTGCAGGCGCCTTTGGTGATCCTCGCCGACGCCACTGCCGATCCGCAGGGCGGCAACCGCGGCGGCTTCGTCAAATGGGCGCCCGAGGGGCATGACGGCCCGGCCTTCCCGATCTTCCGCCCGGGCAAGGCCGAGCGCGGCGGGCGGGTGGATGCAACCGTCGCGCTGGCCGATGCGCGCGAGCTGGAGGAGCATTGGCGGCTGTTCTACGTCGCCGCGACCCGCGCCGAGGAGCGGTTGGTGATCGCGGGCGCGATCGGGCCGAAGGCGAAGGGGGAGGCACCGGCGGCGAGCTGGTATGCGGCGTCGCGCGCGGCGTTCGATGCGCTGGGTGTGGCGGACGACGAGAACGAGCGAACCTTCATCGGCAGCCGCCCGCAACCGCCAATCGCGCGCAAGCCGCGCGGGGCTCCGGTGACGGAGGCGGCGGTCGAACTGCCCGGCTGGGTCAGGGCGCCCGCACCGGTCGAGGCTCGCCCGCCGCGTCCGCTCGCGCCGTCTTCCCTGGGGGATGATCTGGTCGCCGATCCGCCGCCCGGACCCGCGCTGCGTGCCGCGGCCGAGCGGGGACGGTTGATCCACGCGTTGCTGGAGCGTTTGCCCGCCGTTGCGATCGAACGGCGTGCCGAGGCGGCCGATCGCTGGCTGGCCGGCGCGGGAGGTGTGGCCGACGCTTCAGCACGTGCCGAGCTCGCCGCGGCGGCGCTGGGTGTGCTCGCTGACTCGCGCTTCGCTGCGCTGTTCGGGTCGGAGGCGCTGGCCGAGGCGCCGATCGCAGCGGTGGTGGCGGGCGGGCATGTCGTGTCAGGCACCGCCGACCGGCTGCTGGTAACCGGGGATCGCGTGCTCGTTGTCGACTTCAAGACCGGACGCCGCGCGCCGGCTTCGCTGGATGAGGTGCCGCCCTATCACGTGCGCCAGATGGCCGCCTATGTCGCGGCGCTGGAGGTGGTGTTTCCGGGTCGCCGGGTCGAAGCGGGGCTGCTTTACACCGCCACGCCGGTGCTGTTTGCGCTGCCGGACGATCTGGTTGCGGCGCACAAGCCGGGCTTCGTGGCCACGGAGCAAAGCTTGAGCTCAAACGCTTGA
- the trxA gene encoding thioredoxin: MAKAVTDASFEADVLQSDKPVLVDFWAEWCGPCKIIGPSLEELAEELADKVTITKLNIEENPDTPGNLGIRGIPTLFVYKDGEKVAQQIGIAEISTKSKLKAWIESVV, encoded by the coding sequence ATGGCCAAGGCCGTTACCGATGCAAGCTTCGAAGCCGACGTCCTTCAGTCGGACAAGCCCGTCCTCGTCGATTTCTGGGCCGAGTGGTGCGGGCCGTGCAAGATCATCGGGCCGAGCCTGGAGGAATTGGCCGAGGAACTGGCCGACAAGGTGACGATCACCAAGCTCAACATCGAGGAGAATCCGGACACGCCCGGCAACCTCGGCATTCGCGGTATCCCGACTTTGTTTGTCTACAAGGATGGCGAGAAGGTCGCACAGCAGATCGGCATCGCCGAGATCTCGACCAAGTCAAAGCTCAAGGCGTGGATCGAGAGCGTGGTATGA
- the argJ gene encoding bifunctional glutamate N-acetyltransferase/amino-acid acetyltransferase ArgJ, with translation MQRSPLAPLGFPYLPPIAGVTLRVARARYKEWDRCDLTFVTLDEGTAVAGVTTTSKCPSPEVEWCREALVLGKARALVVNAGNSNAFTGNRGRAAVEAIAARVAGHLNCQPSDVFVSSTGVIGVPLPIDKAEAGLDAAFAAAPCGWEDAAKTIGTTDTFEKGAVTTAVVGGKTVSLVGIIKGSGMIAPDMATMLGYVFTDAAVDPAFLQRALSDANARSFSCITVDSDTSTSDTVLAFATGTAGNAPLADEDDDGADAFRAALADLCLRLAHLVVRDGEGASKFIRIDVDGAESDRSAHRIALSIANSPLVKTAIAGEDANWGRIVMAIGKAGEPADRDRLAITFGGVQVAQGGLAVEGYDEAPVAAHLKGQDIEIGVDLDLGEGRATVWTCDLTHGYISINADYRS, from the coding sequence ATGCAGCGTTCGCCCCTCGCCCCGCTCGGCTTCCCCTATCTCCCGCCGATCGCGGGCGTCACCCTGCGCGTCGCCCGCGCGCGCTACAAGGAATGGGACCGCTGCGACCTGACCTTCGTCACGCTCGACGAGGGCACGGCGGTGGCGGGCGTCACCACCACCAGCAAATGCCCCTCGCCCGAAGTGGAATGGTGCCGCGAGGCGCTGGTGCTGGGCAAGGCGCGTGCGCTCGTCGTTAACGCCGGAAACAGCAACGCCTTCACCGGCAACCGCGGCCGCGCGGCGGTCGAGGCGATCGCGGCGCGGGTCGCAGGGCATCTGAACTGCCAGCCCTCGGACGTGTTCGTCTCCTCGACCGGTGTGATCGGCGTGCCGCTGCCGATCGACAAGGCCGAGGCGGGCCTCGACGCCGCCTTCGCCGCGGCGCCGTGCGGCTGGGAGGATGCGGCAAAGACGATCGGCACCACCGACACCTTCGAGAAGGGCGCGGTCACCACCGCGGTCGTCGGCGGCAAGACGGTGAGCCTGGTCGGCATCATCAAGGGCAGCGGCATGATCGCGCCCGACATGGCGACGATGCTCGGCTATGTCTTCACCGACGCTGCGGTCGATCCCGCCTTCCTCCAGCGCGCGCTGTCCGACGCGAACGCGAGGAGCTTCTCGTGCATCACCGTCGACAGCGACACCTCGACCAGCGACACCGTCCTCGCCTTCGCCACCGGCACGGCGGGCAATGCGCCGCTCGCCGACGAGGATGACGACGGCGCCGACGCCTTCCGTGCCGCGCTCGCCGACCTTTGCCTCCGCCTCGCCCATCTCGTCGTGCGCGACGGCGAGGGCGCGTCCAAGTTCATCCGCATCGACGTCGACGGCGCCGAGAGCGACCGCAGCGCGCACCGCATCGCGCTCAGCATCGCCAACTCGCCGCTGGTCAAGACCGCGATCGCGGGCGAGGACGCCAATTGGGGCCGCATCGTCATGGCGATCGGCAAGGCCGGCGAGCCCGCCGACCGCGACCGCCTCGCGATCACTTTCGGCGGGGTGCAGGTGGCGCAGGGGGGCCTCGCGGTCGAGGGCTATGACGAAGCCCCCGTCGCCGCGCATCTCAAGGGCCAGGACATCGAGATCGGCGTCGATCTGGATCTTGGCGAGGGCCGCGCCACCGTGTGGACCTGCGACCTGACCCATGGCTATATCTCGATCAACGCCGATTATCGCAGCTAG